In one window of Vulpes vulpes isolate BD-2025 chromosome 1, VulVul3, whole genome shotgun sequence DNA:
- the KMT2B gene encoding histone-lysine N-methyltransferase 2B isoform X1 — MAAAAGGGSCPGPGSARGRFPGRPRGSGGGGGRGGRGSGAERVRVALRRGGGAAGPGGAEPGEDTALLRLLGLRRGLRRLRRLWAGPRIQRGRGRGRGRGWGPSRGCVPEEESSDEESDDEEFQGFHSDEDVAPSSLRSALRSQRGRAPRGRGRKHKTTPIPPPRLADVAPTPPKTPARKRGEEGTERMVQALTELLRRAQAPPVPRSRACEPSTPRRSRGRPPGRPAGPCRKKQQAVVVAEAAVTIPKPEPPPPVVPVRHRTGSWKCKEGPGPGPGTPKRGGQSGRGGRGSRGRGRGGLPLVIKFVSKAKKMKMGQLSLGLESGQGQDQHEESWQDAPQGRVGSGQGEGPCWRKEQKLEEEAEKEKKEKDKEEREEKVETAGPEEEMVLSEEKEEAKPPNPPSTPPAPPPPPPSPPPPPPPPLPPPSTSPSSPLCPPPPPVSPLPPPSPQPPPAPEEQQEESPPPVVPATCSRKRGRPPLTPSQRAEREAARAVPEGTSPPTPAPSTTTGGPLEDSPTVAPKSTTFLKNIRQFIMPVVSARSSRVIKTPRRFMDEDPPKPLKVEVSPTLRPPVATSPLVPPEPAPAPSPPRAPTPPSTPVPLPEKRRSILREPTFRWTSLTRELPPPPPAPPPAPPPLPVPVPVPPSRRPLLLRAPQFTPSEAHLKIYESVLTTPLGAPEAPEPEPPPADDSPAEPEPRAVGRTNHLSLPRFAPVVATPIKAEVPLPGAPALSNGQQSQAQLQQPLQALPTQLPPQALPPQQPQLQPHLQLQPQPLPQQPSPLEKARIAALGSLPLSGVEEKMFSLLKRAKVQLFKIDQQQQQQKVASLMPPSPGGQMEEVVGTVKQISDRGSVRSEDESMETKRERPSGPESPVQGPRIKHVCRHAAVALGQARAMVPEDVPRLSALPLRDRQDLATEDTSSASETESVPSRSRRGKVESAGPGGDSEPAGSGGTLAHTPRRSLPSHHGKKMRMARCGHCRGCLRVQDCGSCVNCLDKPKFGGPNTKKQCCVYRKCDKIEARKMERLAKKGRTIVKTLLPWDSDESPEASPGPPGPRRGAGAGGTREEVVAPPGPEEQDSLLLQRKSARRCVKQRPSYDIFEDSDDSEPGGPPAPRRRTPRENELPLPEPEEQSRPRKPTLQPVLQLKARRRLDKDALAPGPFASFPNGWTGKQKSPDGVHRVRVDFKEDCDLENVWLMGGLSVLTSVPGGPPMVCLLCASKGLHELVFCQVCCDPFHPFCLEEAERPLPQHHDTWCCRRCKFCHVCGRKGRGSKHLLECERCRHAYHPACLGPSYPTRATRKRRHWICSACVRCKSCGATPGKNWDVEWSGDYSLCPRCTQLYEKGNFCPICTRCYEDNDYESKMMQCAQCDHWVHAKCEGLSDEDYEILSGLPDSVLYTCGPCAGATHPRWREALSGALQGGLRQVLQGLLSSKVAGPLLLCTQVWGPQEAGRGGARPSTSLADFSSTQCGQAGKQLHSGPCDLQAVSRRFEEGHYKSVHSFMEDMVGILMRHSEEGETPERRAGGQMKGLLLKLLESAFGWFDAHDPKYWRRSTRLPNGVLPNAVLPPSLDHVYAQWRQQEPETPESGQPPGDPSAAFQGKDPAAFSHLEDPRQCALCLKYGDADSKEAGRLLYIGQNEWTHVNCAIWSAEVFEENDGSLKNVHAAVARGRQMRCELCLKPGATVGCCLSSCLSNFHFMCARASYCIFQDDKKVFCQKHTDLLDGKEIVTPDGFDVLRRVYVDFEGINFKRKFLTGLEPDAINVLIGSIRIDSLGTLSDLSDCEGRLFPIGYQCSRLYWSTVDARRRCWYRCRILEYRPWGPREEPVHLEAAEENQTIVHSPAPSSEPPDHADPPPDTDALIPGAPEHHSPVQNPDPPLRPDPSSAPPPAPRSFSGARIKVPNYSPSRRPLGGVSFGPLPSPGSPSSLTHHIPTVGDLDFPAPPRRSRRPSPLAPRLPASRRASPPLRSSPQLRVPPPTSVVRALTPTSGEPAPPGPTPSPPPPPEDLGPDFEDMEVVSGLSAADLDFAASLLGTEPFQEEIVAAGAVGSSHGGPGDSSEEEASPTPRYVHFPVTVVSGPALAPGALPGAPRIEQLDGVDDGTDSEAEAVQQPRGQGTPPSGPGVGRAGVLGAAGDRTRPPEDLPSEIVDFVLKNLGGPGEGGAGPREEPLPPAPPLANGSQPPQGLPPSPADPTRTFAWLPGAPGVRVLSLGPAPEPPKPATSKIILVNKLGQVFVKMAGEGEPVSPPVKQPPLPPPIPPTAPASWTLPPGPLLGVLPVVGVVRPTPPPPPPPPLTLVLSSGPPSPPHQAIRVKRVSTFSGRSPPAPPPNKTPRLEEDGESLEDAPQGPGLSGSGFSRVRMKTPTVRGVLDLDEPGDPTGEESPRPLQDRSPLLPLPEGGPPRAPDGPSDLLLESQWHHYSGEASSSEEEPPSPEDKENQAPKRAGPHLRFEISSEDGFSVEAESLEGAWRTLIEKVQEARGHARLRHLSFSGMSGARLLGIHHDAVIFLAEQLPGAQRCQHYKFRYHQQGEGQEEPPLNPHGAARAEVYLRKCTFDMFNFLASQHRVLPEGATCDEEEDEVQLRSTRRATSLELPMAMRFRHLKKTSKEAVGVYRSAIHGRGLFCKRNIDAGEMVIEYSGIVIRSVLTDKREKFYDGKGIGCYMFRMDDFDVVDATMHGNAARFINHSCEPNCFSRVIHVEGQKHIVIFALRRILRGEELTYDYKFPIEDASNKLPCNCGAKRCRRFLN; from the exons atggcggcggcggcgggcggcggcagTTGCCCCGGGCCTGGCTCCGCGCGGGGCCGCTTCCCGGGCCGGCCGCGGGGctccggcgggggcgggggccgcggcggaCGGGGCAGCGGGGCCGAGAGAGTGCGGGTAGCTctgcggcgcggcggcggcgcggcggggccgggcggagCCGAGCCCGGGGAGGACACGGCCCTGCTCCGTTTGCTGGGGCTCCGCCGGGGCCTGCGCCGGCTCCGCCGCCTGTGGGCCGGCCCGCGCATTcagcggggccggggccggggccggggccggggctggggcccgAGCCGGGGCTGCGTGCCCGAGGAAGAGAGCAGTGACGAGGAATCCGACGATGAG GAGTTTCAGGGTTTTCATTCAGATGAAGATGTGGCCCCCAGTTCCCTGCGCTCTGCGCTCCGATCCCAGCGAG GTCGAGCCCCCCGAGGTCGGGGCCGCAAGCATAAGACGACCCCCATTCCGCCTCCTCGCCTAGCAGATGTCGCTCCTACCCCCCCAAAGACTCCTGCCCGGAAACGGGGTGAGGAGGGCACAGAACGGATGGTGCAGGCACTGACTGAACTTCTCCGGCGggcccaggcacccccagtcCCGCGGAGCCGGGCATGTGAGCCCTCCACTCCACGTCGGTCTCGGGGACGGCCCCCAGGACGGCCAGCAGGCCCCTGCAGGAAGAAGCAACAAGCAGTAGTGGTGGCAGAAGCAGCTGTGACAATCCCTAAACCTGAGCCCCCACCTCCTGTGGTTCCCGTAAGACACCGAACTGGCAGCTGGAAGTGCAAAGAGGGGCCTGGCCCAGGACCTGGGACCCCCAAGCGTGGAGGACAGTCTGGGCGAGGAGGCCGTGGAAGTagaggccgaggccgaggcggGCTCCCTCTCGTGATTAAGTTTGTTTCAAAGGCCAAAAAAATGAAGATGGGACAGTTGTCCTTGGGACTTGAATCAGGTCAGGGTCAAGATCAACATGAGGAAAGCTGGCAGGATGCCCCCCAAGGAAGAGTTGGATCTGGACAGGGAGAGGGCCCCTGCTGGAGGAAGGAGCAaaagctggaggaggaggcagagaaagagaaaaaagaaaaagacaaggaagagagagaggagaaggtaGAGACGGCTGGACCTGAAGAAGAGATGGTGctctcagaggaaaaggaagaggcaaaGCCGCCAAACCCACCCTCaactcctccagctcctcctccccctcccccgtctccaccccctccaccccctccacccctcccacccccctcaaCTTCTCCTTCATCCCCGCTTTGTCCTCCACCGCCCCCAgtgtcccctctgcccccaccatcGCCCCAACCACCTCCTGCCCcagaggagcagcaggaagagtCCCCTCCTCCGGTGGTCCCAGCCACGTGCTCCAGGAAGAGGGGTCGGCCTCCCTTGACACCCAGCCAGCGGGCAGAGCGAGAAGCTGCTCGGGCCGTGCCAGAGGGTACCTCTCCTCCCACTCCAGCTCCTAGCACCACCACGGGAGGCCCTCTGGAAGACAGCCCCACTGTGGCCCCCAAAAGTACCACCTTCCTGAAGAATATCCGGCAGTTTATTATGCCTGTGGTGAGTGCCCGCTCCTCCCGAGTCATCAAGACACCCCGGAGGTTTATGGATGAAGATCCCCCCAAACCCCTAAAGGTAGAAGTCTCACCTACTCTGCGGCCTCCTGTTGCCACCTCCCCACTCGTCCCCCCTGAACCAGCACCAGCTCCCTCGCCACCACGTGCCCCAACTCCTCCATCTACCCCAGTCCCACTCCCTGAGAAAAGACGGTCCATTCTAAGGGAACCCACATTTCGCTGGACCTCGCTGACCCGGGaactgccccctcctcctcctgcccccccgccggccccacccccacttcctgttcctgtccctgtccctccatCCCGGAGGCCCCTGCTCCTTCGGGCACCTCAGTTTACCCCGAGCGAAGCCCACCTGAAGATCTATGAATCGGTGCTTACTACTCCTCTTGGGGCCCCTGAAGCCCCTGAGCCAGAGCCTCCTCCCGCCGATGACTCTCCAGCTGAGCCTGAGCCACGGGCAGTGGGTCGCACCAACCACCTCAGCCTGCCTCGATTTGCCCCTGTGGTCGCCACTCCCATTAAGGCCGAGGTGCCCCTTCCTGGGGCTCCAGCTCTGAGCAATGGGCAGCAGTCTCAGGCTCAGCTACAGCAGCCCCTGCAGGCCTTGCCAACCCAACTGCCGCCTCAGGCGTTACCACCGCAGCAGCCACAGTTACAGCCACACTTACAACTGCAGCCGCAGCCACTACCACAGCAGCCGTCACCACTGGAAAAGGCCCGTATCGCAGCCTTGGGTTCCTTACCACTGTCCGGCGTGGAGGAGAAAATGTTTAGCCTCCTCAAGAGAGCCAAGGTGCAGCTGTTCAAGATcgatcagcagcagcagcagcagaaggtgGCGTCTTTGATGCCG CCGAGCCCTGGAGGGCAGATGGAGGAAGTCGTGGGGACTGTCAAGCAGATCTCAGATAGAGGTTCTGTGAGGTCTGAAGATGAATCGATGGAAACTAAGAGAGAGAGACCGTCG GGCCCCGAGTCCCCTGTGCAAGGCCCCCGTATCAAACACGTCTGTCGTCATGCTGCTGTGGCCCTAGGTCAGGCCCGGGCCATGGTGCCTGAAGACGTCCCCCGCCTCAGTGCTCTCCCTCTACGGGATCGGCAGGACCTCGCCACGGAGG ATACGTCATCAGCGTCTGAGACTGAGAGTGTCCCATCACGGTCTCGGCGGGGAAAGGTGGAGtcagcagggcctgggggagaCTCAGAGCCTGCAGGGTCTGGAGGGACCCTTGCCCATACACCCCGGCGCTCGCTGCCCTCCCATCATGGCAAGAAGATGCGGATGGCACGGTGTGGACACTGTCGGGGCTGCCTGCGTGTGCAGGACTGTGGGTCCTGTGTCAACTGCCTGGACAAGCCCAAGTTTGGGGGCCCCAACACCAAGAAGCAGTGCTGTGT aTACCGGAAGTGCGACAAGATAGAGGCTCGGAAGATGGAACGGCTGGCTAAAAAAG GCCGGACGATAGTGAAGACGCTGTTGCCCTGGGATTCCGATGAATCTCCTGAGGCCTCCCCTGGTCCTCCAGGCCCACGCCGGGGGGCGGGAGCTGGGGGGACCCGGGAGGAGGTGGTGGCCCCCCCAGGGCCCGAGGAGCAGGACTCCCTCCTACTGCAGCGCAAGTCAGCCCGGCGCTGCGTCAAACAGCGACCCTCCTATGATATCTTCGAGGACTCGGATGATTCAGAGCCTGGGGGTCCCCCTGCTCCCCGGCGTCGGACCCCCCGAGAGAATG AGCTGCCATTGCCAGAACCTGAGGAGCAGAGCCGGCCCCGCAAACCCACCCTGCAGCCTGTGTTGCAGCTCAAGGCCCGAAGGCGCCTGGACAAG GATGCTCTGGCTCCTGGCCCCTTTGCTTCTTTTCCCAACGGCTGGACTGGAAAACAGAAGTCCCCTGATGGGGTTCACCGGGTCCGTGTGGATTTTAAG GAGGATTGTGACCTGGAGAACGTGTGGTTGATGGGCGGCCTCAGCGTGCTCACGTCCGTGCCGGGAGGGCCACCGATGGtgtgcttgctgtgtgccagCAAAGGCCTGCATGAG ctcGTGTTCTGCCAAGTGTGCTGCGACCCTTTCCACCCGTTTTGCCTGGAGGAGGCTGAGCGGCCCCTGCCCCAACATCACGACACCTGGTGCTGCCGTCGCTGCAAGTTCTGCCACGTGTGTGGGCGCAAAGGCCGGGGATCCAAG CACCTCCTGGAGTGTGAGCGCTGCCGCCATGCGTATCACCCAGCCTGCCTCGGGCCCAGCTACCCGACCCGGGCCACACGCAAGCGCCGTCACTGG ATCTGCTCAGCCTGTGTGCGCTGTAAGAGCTGTGGGGCGACTCCAGGCAAGAACTGGGACGTCGAGTGGTCCGGAGATTACAGCCTCTGCCCCAGGTGCACCCAGCTCTATGAGAAAG GAAACTTCTGCCCAATCTGCACACGCTGCTACGAAGACAACGACTACGAAAGCAAGATGATGCAGTGCGCGCAGTGTGACCACTGGGTGCATGCCAAGTGCGAGGGGCTTTCAG ATGAAGACTATGAGATCCTTTCTGGGCTGCCAGACTCAGTGCTGTATACCTGCGGACCGTGTGCAGGGGCCACGCACCCCCGCTGGCGAGAGGCCCTGAGTGGAGCCCTGCAGGGGGGCCTGCGCCAGGTGCTCCAGGGCCTGCTGAGCTCCAAGGTGGCGGGCCCACTGCTGCTGTGCACTCAGGTCTGGGGGCCTCAGGAGGCAGGACGGGGTGGGGCCAGGCCCAGCACCAGCCTGGCTGACTTTTCCTCTACACAGTGTGGGCAGGCTGGAAAGCAGCTGCACTCAGGGCCCTGCGATCTGCAAGCCGTGAGTCGGCGCTTCGAGGAAGGCCACTACAAGTCTGTG CACAGCTTTATGGAGGACATGGTGGGTATCTTGATGAGGCACTCAGAAGAAGGAGAAACCCCAGAGCGCCGGGCTGGAGGCCAGATGAAGGGGCTCCTACTGAAG CTGCTAGAGTCTGCGTTCGGCTGGTTCGACGCCCACGACCCCAAGTACTGGCGACGGAGTACCCGGCTGCCAAA CGGAGTTCTTCCCAATGCCGTTTTGCCCCCATCCTTGGACCATGTCTACGCTCAGTGGAGGCAGCAGGAACCAGAGACCCCAGAATCAGGGCAGCCTCCAGGAGATCCCTCAGCAG CTTTTCAGGGCAAGGATCCAGCTGCTTTCTCACACCTGGAGGATCCCCGTCAGTGTGCACTCTGCCTCAAATATGGGGATGCAGACTCTAAG GAGGCAGGACGGCTCCTATACATTGGGCAGAATGAGTGGACTCATGTCAACTGTGCCATTTGGTCAGCTGAAGTATTTGAGGAAAATGATGGCTCCCTCAAAAATGTGCATGCTGCTGTGGCTCGAGGGAGGCAGATG CGCTGTGAACTCTGCCTGAAGCCTGGGGCCACGGTCGGCTgctgcctttcctcctgcctcagcAACTTCCACTTCATGTGTGCCCGGGCCAGCTATTGCATCTTCCAGGACGACAAGAAAGTTTTCTGCCAGAAACACACAGACCTGCTGGATGGCAAG GAGATTGTGACCCCCGACGGGTTTGATGTACTCCGCCGAGTCTATGTGGACTTCGAGGGCATCAACTTTAAGCGAAAGTTCTTGACGGGGCTCGAACCTGATGCCATCAATGTGCTCATTG GCTCCATCCGAATTGACTCGTTGGGTACCCTGTCTGATCTCTCGGACTGCGAGGGACGGCTCTTCCCCATTGGCTACCA GTGCTCCCGTCTGTACTGGAGCACAGTGGATGCTCGGCGGCGCTGCTGGTATCGGTGTCGCATTCTGGAGTATCGGCCATGGGGTCCGAGGGAAGAGCCAGTCCACCTAGAGGCAGCAGAGGAGAATCAGACCATTGTGCACAGCCCTGCCCCTTCCTCAG AGCCCCCAGATCATGCGGACCCCCCACCAGATACAGATGCCCTCATCCCTGGAGCTCCTGAGCACCACTCACCCGTTCAGAACCCAGACCCGCCACTTCGGCCTGATCCAAGCagtgcccctcctccagccccccgcTCCTTCTCGGGGGCTCGAATCAAAGTGCCCAACTACTCACCATCTCGGAGGCCCTTGGGGGGTGTCTCCTTTggacccctgccctcccctg GAAGTCCATCTTCTCTGACCCACCACATCCCCACAGTGGGAGACCTGGACTTCCCAGCTCCCCCAAGACGGTCCCGTCGTCCCAGCCCCCTTGCCCCAAGGCTGCCAGCATCACGGCGGGCCTCTCCCCCTCTCAGAAGCTCCCCACAGCTCAGGGTGCCCCCTCCTACCTCAGTTGTCAGAGCCCTCACGCCTACCTCAGGGGAGCCGGCTCCCCCTGGCCCAACCCcgtctcccccaccaccccctgaaGACCTGGGCCCAGACTTTGAGGACATGGAGGTGGTGTCAGGACTGAGCGCTGCTGACCTGGACTTTGCGGCCAGCCTGCTGGGGACTGAGCCCTTCCAGGAAGAGATTGTGGCTgcaggggcagtggggagcaGCCATGGGGGCCCAGGGGACAGCTCAGAGGAGGAGGCCAGTCCGACCCCTCGCTATGTCCACTTCCCTGTGACGGTGGTGTCGGGCCCAGCTCTGGCCCCTGGTGCCCTCCCTGGAGCCCCCCGCATCGAACAGCTGGATGGAGTGGATGATGGCACAGACAGTGAGGCAGAGGCAGTCCAGCAGCCTCGGGGCCAGGGGACTCCTCCTTCAGGGCCAGGAGTGGGCCGGGCTGGGGTCCTCGGGGCTGCAGGGGACAGAACCCGACCTCCTGAGGACTTGCCATCAGAAATTGTGGATTTTGTGCTGAAGAACCTAGGAGGGCCCGGGGAGGGAGGTGCTGGGCCAAGAGAGGAGCCGCTCCCTCCAGCACCTCCCCTGGCCAATGGCAGccagcctccccagggcctgcctCCTAGCCCAGCTGACCCCACTCGGACGTTTGCCTggctccctggggccccaggggtcCGGGTATtgagcctgggccctgcccccgAGCCCCCCAAACCCGCCACATCCAAAATCATCCTTGTCAACAAGCTGGGGCAAGTGTTTGTGAAGATGGCTGGGGAGGGTGAACCCGTCTCACCCCCAGTGAAGCAGccacctctgccccctcccatcccccccacaGCCCCTGCTTCCTGGACTCTGCCCCCGGGACCGCTGCTGGGTGTGTTGCCAGTGGTAGGGGTGGTCCGCCCCACCCCgccaccaccccctcctcctccactgaCACTGGTGTTGAGCAGTgggccccccagcccaccccatcAGGCCATCCGTGTCAAGAGGGTGTCCACCTTCTCTGGCCGTTCCCCACCAGCGCCTCCCCCAAACAAGACCCCCCGGCTGGAAGAAGATGGAGAGTCCTTGGAGGATGCTCCCCAGGGTCCAGGGCTTAGTGGCAGCGG GTTTAGCCGAGTGAGGATGAAAACGCCCACAGTGCGTGGAGTTCTTGACTTGGATGAGCCTGGGGACCCCACTGGGGAGGAAAGCCCGAG GCCCCTTCAGGACCGGTCCCCTCTGCTGCCACTCCCAGAAGGTGGTCCTCCCCGGGCCCCTGATGGTCCCTCTGACCTGCTGCTTGAGTCCCAGTGGCACCATTACTCAG GTGAGGCTTCAAGCTCTGAGGAAGAGCCTCCATCCCCAGAGGACAAAGAGAACCAGGCCCCGAAACGGGCTGGCCCGCATCTGCGTTTTGAGATCAGCAGTGAGGATGGGTTCAGCGTGGAGGCAGAGAGCTTGGAGG GGGCATGGAGAACTCTGATTGAGAAGGTGCAAGAGGCCCGAGGGCATGCCCGGCTCCGGCATCTCTCCTTCAGTG GAATGAGTGGGGCAAGGCTCCTGGGCATCCACCACGACGCCGTCATCTTCCTGGCAGAGCAGCTGCCCGGGGCCCAGCGCTGCCAGCACTATAAGTTCCGCTACCACCAGCAGGGAGAGGGCCAGGAGGAACCCCCTCTGAACCCCCACGGGGCAGCCCGTGCCGAGGTCTATCTCCG